A stretch of the Thiomicrospira pelophila DSM 1534 genome encodes the following:
- a CDS encoding SgcJ/EcaC family oxidoreductase, with the protein MKKNTVYITGTLGIESQNKAKVSLSNSLRTPSQAVTGVSSRPIDTLTANENSFCAPVDEKLAADLFDKWNAALKTRNPKAVAALYAEDAVLLPTVSNLARTNLAEIEDYFAHFLEKSPVGTIVQRNVKKGCNKITDAGIYSFRLTDKTGTKEVPARYTFVYEFRDNGWKIVHHHSSVMPE; encoded by the coding sequence ATGAAAAAAAATACGGTTTATATTACCGGGACCCTTGGTATTGAAAGTCAAAACAAGGCGAAAGTAAGTCTTAGTAATTCTTTAAGAACGCCTTCACAAGCTGTAACGGGTGTTTCATCTCGCCCGATTGATACCTTAACGGCTAATGAAAACAGTTTTTGTGCGCCGGTTGATGAAAAGCTTGCTGCTGACCTATTTGATAAATGGAATGCGGCACTAAAAACACGCAACCCTAAAGCGGTAGCAGCGCTTTATGCAGAGGATGCGGTTTTACTACCGACAGTTTCAAACCTTGCCAGAACGAATTTGGCAGAGATAGAAGATTATTTTGCACATTTCTTAGAAAAAAGCCCAGTTGGTACGATAGTTCAGCGCAATGTTAAAAAAGGTTGTAACAAAATAACAGATGCTGGTATTTATTCATTCCGCTTGACTGATAAGACTGGTACGAAAGAAGTACCAGCGCGTTACACTTTTGTATACGAATTTAGAGATAATGGCTGGAAAATAGTTCATCATCATTCATCTGTGATGCCTGAATAA
- a CDS encoding YcgL domain-containing protein — translation MQPMLVSAFKSSKKNELYLFVPQENGLDKLPNELLVMFGEPEHVIDFELTTDRKMGREDSTEVLNGLKSRGYFIQMPPNEVEKISDMPAPPEHLDNIF, via the coding sequence ATGCAACCCATGCTAGTTTCAGCTTTTAAAAGTTCGAAAAAAAACGAGTTATACTTATTTGTACCACAAGAAAATGGGCTTGATAAATTGCCCAACGAACTGCTTGTCATGTTTGGAGAACCAGAGCACGTCATTGACTTTGAATTGACGACAGATCGAAAAATGGGGCGTGAAGATTCAACTGAAGTTTTGAATGGTCTAAAAAGTAGAGGATACTTTATACAGATGCCACCAAATGAGGTTGAGAAAATAAGCGATATGCCTGCTCCCCCTGAACATTTGGACAATATATTCTAG
- a CDS encoding BMC domain-containing protein, with product MGTASQGFLPVPGDACLWLEVAPGMAVHRLTDIALKASNVHLGQQLVERAYGSMFIHHRDQSDVLESGKTMLDFLKTRECDRQKCHIMWNEIIRSVMPDHAVLINRDNRRGSMMLPGHSMYILETEPAGYIVYAANEAEKAANITLIEARAVGAYGRLILAGNEADINVAAEAATRAIEQLTGI from the coding sequence ATGGGTACAGCATCGCAAGGTTTTTTGCCTGTCCCAGGTGATGCTTGCCTTTGGTTAGAGGTAGCTCCAGGCATGGCGGTTCATCGTTTGACAGATATCGCTTTAAAAGCATCGAATGTGCATTTAGGTCAGCAACTTGTAGAAAGAGCTTATGGCTCTATGTTCATTCATCATCGTGATCAAAGTGATGTGCTAGAATCCGGTAAAACTATGTTGGATTTTTTGAAAACTAGAGAATGTGACCGTCAAAAATGCCACATTATGTGGAATGAAATAATCAGATCTGTTATGCCTGATCATGCAGTTTTGATTAACCGAGATAATCGTCGAGGTTCGATGATGCTACCGGGCCATAGTATGTATATTTTAGAAACAGAGCCAGCTGGCTACATAGTATATGCGGCCAATGAAGCTGAAAAGGCTGCAAATATCACACTTATTGAAGCGAGAGCGGTTGGTGCTTATGGTCGTTTGATTTTGGCGGGTAACGAAGCCGATATAAATGTTGCAGCCGAAGCGGCTACTCGTGCGATAGAACAGTTGACGGGTATTTGA
- a CDS encoding AAA family ATPase, which yields MIIQIGNIKGGCGKSTLTVNLAALLASNGKDVIIVDADRQGTSSNWTLDRQELDLPRVHHVQAFDNIRDTILDLGKRYEYVLVDAGGRDSRELRTGLTAVDILLVPFRPSQPDLDVLPSLQEIITLSRDYNPKLKVRAVLTLAPTNPSVKEVEEAQGYLADYHELLLLNSIIRDRKVYRDSMSMGRGVVEMDNDKAKLEINQLWEELHGN from the coding sequence ATGATTATTCAAATTGGCAATATTAAAGGTGGTTGTGGTAAAAGTACTTTAACGGTAAATTTAGCGGCCCTTCTAGCATCAAATGGTAAAGATGTGATTATTGTCGATGCGGATCGTCAAGGTACATCATCTAATTGGACGCTTGATCGTCAAGAGTTGGACCTGCCACGCGTTCACCATGTGCAAGCATTTGATAATATTCGGGATACTATTTTAGATCTTGGCAAACGTTACGAGTACGTACTGGTTGATGCTGGTGGGCGTGATAGCCGCGAGCTTCGCACAGGTTTGACTGCGGTTGATATTTTATTGGTTCCCTTTAGGCCTTCACAGCCAGATTTAGATGTTCTACCAAGTCTGCAAGAAATTATCACATTATCTCGAGATTATAATCCTAAGCTGAAGGTGAGAGCCGTTTTAACACTTGCTCCAACTAATCCATCGGTTAAGGAAGTTGAAGAAGCTCAAGGTTACTTAGCCGATTATCACGAGCTATTGTTGTTAAACAGTATTATCCGGGATAGAAAGGTGTATCGTGACTCGATGAGCATGGGACGCGGTGTGGTTGAGATGGATAATGACAAAGCTAAACTTGAAATAAACCAATTATGGGAGGAATTACATGGTAACTAG
- the rdgB gene encoding RdgB/HAM1 family non-canonical purine NTP pyrophosphatase codes for MHSRNQKNGLHAPKPIVLASSNPGKLAEMQEIMKGYYVYLQSEFFSDQVEETGHSCIENAILKARYAAEKTGLPAIGDDSGLFVEALNGAPGLFSARFAGETADDKANVQKLLKVMHDIPEGHRHAKYVCTMAYVRYATDPLPICVTADWSGYILAEPRGKEGYGYDSVFYLFRERATVAELSPVLKLRLSNRTQALRELLAQID; via the coding sequence ATGCATTCTCGTAATCAAAAAAATGGTTTACATGCACCAAAACCAATAGTTTTGGCATCTAGCAATCCAGGTAAGCTTGCAGAAATGCAGGAGATTATGAAGGGATACTATGTGTACCTGCAGTCTGAGTTTTTTTCTGATCAGGTAGAAGAAACAGGCCACAGTTGCATTGAAAATGCGATCCTAAAAGCAAGGTATGCGGCGGAAAAAACTGGCTTACCCGCTATAGGTGATGACTCTGGTTTATTTGTTGAAGCTTTAAATGGAGCTCCAGGTCTGTTTTCCGCTAGGTTTGCCGGCGAGACGGCTGATGATAAAGCCAATGTTCAAAAGCTGCTAAAGGTTATGCATGATATCCCTGAGGGGCACCGTCATGCTAAATATGTCTGCACTATGGCCTATGTAAGGTATGCCACGGATCCGTTGCCAATATGTGTAACTGCTGACTGGTCTGGTTATATTCTGGCTGAGCCACGTGGTAAAGAAGGATATGGGTATGATTCAGTATTTTACCTTTTCCGTGAGCGCGCAACCGTGGCCGAGTTGTCACCCGTATTAAAACTTAGACTAAGTAACCGAACGCAAGCGTTGCGTGAGCTCTTAGCACAAATAGATTAA
- a CDS encoding LysR family transcriptional regulator, with translation MSNKTQEFGASHHLIRYLTLRQIQVFEAVARYSSFTKAAEALHLTQPTVSTQIKSFQESLDVPLYEQIGRNIYLTDVGEEVAYSCRQVIDVLSNLEMKLNDFKGMRKGRLRIAVVTTAKYFLPLALGEFSKNYPDIELSFTVCNRETILSRIEENLDDLYIMGQKPPSSLDAVVIPFAPNPLVFIAHRDHPLVGEKNISLKRIADEPVLMREVGSGIRSAVEERFHNQGLVINERLTLEGTETIKHAVFGGLGISVVPKHSLYIEGVEGPLAILDVEGFPLAKELNIVYPTGKSLSILSTEFLEFLLEKGAEYFQTNNT, from the coding sequence TTGAGCAACAAAACACAAGAGTTTGGTGCGAGTCATCATCTAATACGTTATCTGACCTTGCGTCAGATACAAGTGTTTGAAGCTGTTGCCCGATATAGTAGCTTTACTAAAGCGGCTGAAGCTTTACATTTAACTCAACCTACGGTATCAACCCAGATAAAAAGTTTTCAAGAAAGTCTAGATGTGCCACTTTACGAGCAAATAGGCCGGAATATTTATTTAACTGATGTCGGTGAAGAAGTGGCATATTCTTGTCGGCAGGTCATTGATGTATTGTCAAACCTAGAAATGAAATTGAATGATTTCAAAGGTATGAGAAAAGGTAGATTAAGAATAGCTGTTGTGACCACGGCAAAGTATTTTTTACCCTTAGCTCTAGGCGAGTTTTCAAAGAACTACCCTGATATAGAGTTATCCTTTACGGTTTGTAACCGCGAGACAATACTGAGTCGCATAGAAGAAAATCTAGATGACTTATATATTATGGGACAAAAGCCGCCGAGCTCGCTTGATGCTGTAGTTATCCCCTTTGCACCAAACCCACTAGTATTTATTGCACATCGCGATCATCCACTGGTGGGCGAAAAAAATATTTCACTGAAGCGTATAGCTGATGAACCAGTACTGATGCGTGAAGTGGGATCTGGTATTCGTTCCGCGGTAGAAGAAAGATTCCATAATCAAGGGCTGGTCATTAACGAAAGATTAACTTTGGAAGGCACTGAAACTATTAAGCACGCTGTGTTTGGAGGACTGGGTATTTCAGTAGTCCCTAAGCACTCTCTGTATATTGAAGGCGTTGAAGGCCCATTGGCAATTTTGGATGTAGAGGGGTTTCCTTTGGCTAAGGAGCTCAATATTGTTTATCCAACTGGAAAATCTTTGTCAATTTTATCTACAGAGTTTTTAGAGTTTTTGCTTGAAAAGGGCGCCGAATATTTTCAGACGAATAATACATAG
- a CDS encoding P-II family nitrogen regulator: protein MSCNQKLIQIITSNTLEDRIKKVFKKIGITGFTFFNVSGEGDSGVQSGHFDADSNVLFMVMVSEEQFNQVSEELLKEIQKGYHYFIFSLNAEVLTPSKCI, encoded by the coding sequence ATGTCTTGTAACCAAAAGCTAATCCAGATTATTACATCTAATACATTGGAAGACCGAATTAAAAAGGTTTTCAAAAAAATTGGTATCACAGGTTTTACCTTTTTTAATGTGTCTGGTGAAGGAGACTCAGGTGTTCAGTCAGGACATTTCGATGCAGATAGTAATGTTTTATTTATGGTAATGGTGAGTGAAGAACAGTTTAACCAAGTAAGTGAAGAGCTATTGAAAGAGATACAAAAAGGTTATCACTATTTTATTTTTAGTTTGAATGCAGAAGTGCTAACACCGAGCAAGTGCATATAA
- a CDS encoding sodium-dependent bicarbonate transport family permease, translating into MGLDAILIPAILFFALGVFAKAIKSDLKFPDGMSKGLSLYLLIAIGLKGGAELANAELGLAIKSIFWAVVLGFLTPVIGYMILRFRDRIDRMNAAAITAHYGSVSAGTFLTAVAFLEASGIYHETYPIIMMVVMETPAIIIGLLLAAMARRKLQQVEGAGSEDANVPWGSLLHEALTNGSVVLLLGAMVIGSVASPEAMQKVYPFSHEIFMGVLCLFLLDLGMEAAKRMKSFKKVGVTLVAFGIIMPIIGGLIGIFVGATLLEFSVGGTLLVAILAASASYIAVPPAMRMGVPEANPSYYLTLALGVTFPFNVLVGIPLFYSIANWYIG; encoded by the coding sequence TTTGCAAAGGCCATAAAATCTGACTTAAAGTTTCCTGATGGCATGTCTAAGGGTTTATCGCTTTATTTGTTAATCGCTATTGGGTTAAAAGGTGGTGCTGAGCTTGCAAATGCAGAGTTGGGCCTCGCGATTAAATCGATTTTTTGGGCTGTCGTACTTGGCTTTTTGACTCCTGTTATTGGTTATATGATTTTGCGCTTCCGGGATCGGATTGACCGGATGAATGCCGCAGCCATAACTGCACACTATGGATCAGTCAGTGCAGGGACTTTCCTTACAGCGGTTGCTTTTTTAGAGGCTTCGGGTATTTACCATGAAACCTACCCTATTATAATGATGGTTGTAATGGAAACGCCAGCCATAATTATAGGCCTTTTATTGGCTGCCATGGCACGCCGGAAACTTCAGCAAGTTGAAGGTGCTGGATCTGAGGATGCAAATGTACCTTGGGGATCTTTGCTGCATGAAGCTCTAACTAATGGCAGTGTAGTTCTATTGTTAGGTGCCATGGTGATTGGTTCTGTTGCCAGCCCTGAAGCCATGCAAAAAGTTTACCCATTCTCGCATGAGATTTTTATGGGGGTGCTTTGCTTATTTTTACTAGATTTGGGGATGGAAGCAGCAAAACGCATGAAGTCCTTTAAAAAAGTAGGTGTTACCTTAGTGGCTTTTGGTATCATAATGCCGATTATTGGCGGCTTGATCGGTATTTTTGTAGGGGCAACTTTGCTAGAGTTTAGTGTGGGTGGCACGCTGTTAGTCGCAATATTAGCGGCTAGTGCATCCTATATTGCGGTGCCTCCTGCGATGAGAATGGGGGTCCCTGAGGCTAACCCATCCTACTATTTAACACTGGCACTTGGAGTTACCTTTCCGTTTAACGTATTGGTTGGTATTCCATTGTTTTATTCGATTGCCAACTGGTATATTGGTTAA